The Virgibacillus sp. SK37 region CATCTTCTTCGCGGTCAGAATACTCAGAGAAAATAACTCCTCTTTCAGCTTCCCTCACCCGCTGAGTAACTACTTGTTTCGCAGCTTGGGCAGCTATCCGACCAAAATCCTTAGGTGTAACTTCCACCTCTACAATATCTTCCAAATCATAATTAGGGTTTATTTCCTTGGCTTCTTCCAAGGAAATCTCTTCTTGTGAATCTTCAATTTCTTCTACAACAGTTTTTCTTGAAAAGACACCCATTTTACCAGTTTGCTCATTAAGTTCTACTCTTACGTTTGTAGCTGACTTAAAATTTTTCTTATAGGCAGAGATCAAAGCAGCTTCCAATGCTTCCATTAGAATATCTTTGTCAATTCCTTTTTCTTTTGCTAAATAATCAATCGCGTCAAACAACTGATTTGCCACTTTTATTTTCCCCCTTTAAAACGTAACAGCTATTCTTGCTTTCGCTATCTTGTCATATGGTATTTCAATTTGTTTACTTTTGGTCTTTACTTTGATTTCCAAGCTTAAGATATTATTCGTGAAATCTTTTAAAATACCTTCATATTCCTTTTCACCTTCGATGGGCTCGTATAATTTCACATAGATGTTCTTATTTAAGTTACTACTAAAGTCATCTTTCGTTTTTAAAGGACGTTCCACTCCAGGTGAAGAGACTTCTAGGAAATATGCCTCTTTAATAGGATCTTGCTGGTCAAGCTTCTCACTAAGCTCTTCAGATACATCCCCACATTCAGTTATATCAATTCCTCCAGGTTTATCAATATATATTCGAAGAAACCAATTTTTTCCTTCTTTAACATATTCAATGTCAACTAATTCAAGCCCTTTATGTTCTAGAATGGGGTGAAGCAACTCTTCTGTTGTTTTAATTACTTGTGAACTCACGTCTCATCCTCCTTTACTGAATTGTAATTAACCCTTATTATGAACCATCATACTATTTTTCATTTGAGCATTCCGTGAATCAATATAAAACCCCTGCCGGCAGTTTGTGGCAAGGGAGGGAAGTTTTAACTCAAGAGTCAGCTGGAAGTATGAAGAAAGAGTGGGTGATCACCCACTCTTTTAACCGTTCGTATCATTTCTTACCAAAAAAATTATATCATAAGGGAGAATCTCTTGCAAGAAAGTGGGTATAAATAGTATTTCCGGTTAACAGAAAGACTAAACATCTGGCTGGATATCTGACTTGGGAGCATCAAATAATTTCATATAGTCCTGCATGGCCTGTTCCAATGTTCCTTTTGTTTCAGCCTTCTGACCAAAAGTGATATCCATATTTACTATTTCGCGTACAATCTTTGGACTTAATCCAGTAATTACAGTACGACAGCCCATCATGTTAACACCATCAAGCAGCTTCAGGAAGTTCTGGATGGCTTCATGGTCCATCTCTGCTATACCTGACAAGTCCAAAATTAATATCTCTACTCTCTTATTACCAATCTCAAAAAGGACCTTTTCCTCTATAATTGAGGCACGGTAAGAATCTATTGTCCCGATGAGAGGCAATATACTAATATTTGGAGACACAGGTATGATCGGAACAGATAAATTTTCAACAAGCTTTGTCTGTTGTTCAATAAGTTTATCCTTATATTCAGAATAACTAATAAAGAATCCTTTAAAAAACTCATCAATTAGTTCATTGACCTTATTTTCCATAGAAAAAAAACGTTCTCTATCTGCCTGATCTTCTGTAAAATGATCGTATTCATATAGAAATTCCCACAGAGTCTTCCGGATTGCTTGTACCCACTCCAATTTGAAAGAAAGAGTTAAAGATGTTTTTGCCCAGGCAATACCTTCCTGATTTCCAAAAGCTATAACATCTTCACGCCTTTCTTCTACAACCATCAAGACAAGCTTAACTGCATTGCCCAAGAGGTTTATATTACCTACAAGTTTAATTTCTTCAATTTTATCGCGAACATTCGCTGCATGCTGCAACAAAACTTCTTCAAACATAGATTTATTCTCTGATAAAAATCCTTTAATATCCTGCCCATCTGTGTAAACTAGATCAAGACTCATTATGTTCCCACCTTTCTATGTTTGTTACTCAATCTGGAATATAAGATATTATATAAGTTCATCGAGTATTATATCATAATTTCAATACTATTTTCACTTGTGAAAAGGAGGGGATAGGCATAAATGTCTGGATTTTAACAAGCAGCTCATTATTTCGATCTAATATTCTATAACAGCACAAGCTTCTATGATAGCTTAAAAGAGAGACAATTGATTCTTTTCAGCCATTCCTTCCAAACAACCGTGATTATCCAAATATTCCAGTACGGTTTTTGATATTCTACTTCGTTCCCGAAGATCTTCTTTGGATAAAAATTCTCCTTCTTCTCTAGCTTTCACTATACTTAATGCGGCATTTGTGCCGAGGCCATCCACAGCATTAAAAGGAGGCAATAAACGGTCCTCTTCAACTATAAATTCAGTCGCGCTTGACTTGTAAAGGTCCACTTTATTGAAGCCATATCCTCTTTCGCACATTTCTAAAGAGATTTCTAATACGGTTAACAAGTTTTTCTCTTTAGGAGAAGCATCGTTCCCTTTTGCGTAAATCTCTTCCATTCGCTTTCTAATTGCTGAAGATCCTTTTATCATTGTATCTAATTCAAAATCATCTGCACGCACTGTAAAATACGCTGCATAAAAATAGATTGGGTGATGGACTTTAAAATAAGCAATCCTTACAGCCATTAATACATATGCTGCAGCATGTGCCTTAGGAAACATATATTTAATCTTTTTACATGATTCGATATACCAATCTGGTACACCGTGTTTTTTCATTTCCGTTATCCATTCATCCTGCAGCCCTTTTCCCTTACGCACAAACTCCATTATTTTAAATGCAAGTGATGCTTCCAACCCTTTGTGCATAAGGTATACCATAATATCATCACGACACCCAATAACATCGGGAAGCTGACAAATTCCATCATTTATTAATTCTTGTGCATTACCAAGCCATACATCTGTTCCATGTGACAGCCCGGATATAATTACCAACTCGGCAAAGGTATTAGGTTTTGTATCTTCAAGCATTTGACGGACAAATTTCGTTCCAAATTCCGGCACCCCTAAAGTCCCCGTTTTACAATTTATTTGCTCTGGTGTTACACCAAGAGATTCTGTTCCTGAAAATATTTTCATAACCTCTTCATCATCCGTAGGTATTGTTTTTGGGTCAATTCCACTTAAATCCTGAAGCATACGAATAACAGTTGGGTCATCATGACCTAGTATATCCAATTTTAACAAATTATCATGAATCGAATGAAAATCAAAATGAGTTGTTTTCCATTCACTTTTCTTATCATCAGCAGGAAATTGGATTGGTGTAAAGTCAAATATTTCTTTATCATCAGGTACAACAATAATACCACCTGGATGCTGACCTGTTGTACGTTTTACCCCAGTACAACCTTGAACAAGTCTGTCAACCTCAGCATTCTTATAAACGAGTTGCTTGTCTGATGCATAGCCTTTCACATAACCGTATGCCGTTTTCTCAGCGATAGTCCCTATTGTACCGGCACGATAAACATTATCTTCACCAAATAGTTCCTTGGTGTAATTATGAGCTCTTGGTTGATAGGTTCCCGAGAAGTTCAAGTCAATATCGGGTACCTTGTCTCCCTTAAACCCTAAGAATGTTTCAAATGGAATATCCTGTCCGTCTTTCGTAAGAGGTTTATTGCATTCTGGGCACACCTTATCAGATAAATCAAACCCGCTACCAACCGACCCATCTGTTATAAACTCATGATGATGGCATTCTAGGCAAACATAGTGAGGCGGCAAAGGGTTCACTTCAGTGATTTCTGTCATGGTTGCTACAAATGAAGACCCAACAGAACCCCTTGAACCGACTAAGTAACCATCATCCAAGGACTTTTTCACTAACTTATGTGAAATTAAGTAAATGACAGCAAAACCATGACCTATAATACTTTCCAACTCTTTTTCCAAGCGGTCAACTACAAGCTGTGGTACTGGTTCTCCGTATATTTTCTTCGCACGACTATAGCATAAATCACGAATATCCTGATCCGCTCCCTGAATGGTAGGAGTGTATAATCCATCCTTAACCGGTGATATCTCCTCTATTTCCTCTGCTAATTCGTTTGTATTATCAATAATAATTTCTTTTGCTTTGTCATTACCTAAAAATTGAAAAGCCTCCAGCATTTCATTAGTTGTTCGAAAAGGAGTGTCAGGCAATGTTTGTCGATTCAGCGGATTACCTGCTTGAGAAGAAATTAAAATTTGACGGTACAATTTATCATGGTTATCTATATAGTGTACATTACCAGTTGCG contains the following coding sequences:
- the rimP gene encoding ribosome maturation factor RimP, giving the protein MSSQVIKTTEELLHPILEHKGLELVDIEYVKEGKNWFLRIYIDKPGGIDITECGDVSEELSEKLDQQDPIKEAYFLEVSSPGVERPLKTKDDFSSNLNKNIYVKLYEPIEGEKEYEGILKDFTNNILSLEIKVKTKSKQIEIPYDKIAKARIAVTF
- a CDS encoding STAS domain-containing protein, which codes for MSLDLVYTDGQDIKGFLSENKSMFEEVLLQHAANVRDKIEEIKLVGNINLLGNAVKLVLMVVEERREDVIAFGNQEGIAWAKTSLTLSFKLEWVQAIRKTLWEFLYEYDHFTEDQADRERFFSMENKVNELIDEFFKGFFISYSEYKDKLIEQQTKLVENLSVPIIPVSPNISILPLIGTIDSYRASIIEEKVLFEIGNKRVEILILDLSGIAEMDHEAIQNFLKLLDGVNMMGCRTVITGLSPKIVREIVNMDITFGQKAETKGTLEQAMQDYMKLFDAPKSDIQPDV